In the Piscinibacter sp. XHJ-5 genome, one interval contains:
- a CDS encoding alpha/beta hydrolase, with product MWWLLFVALTVALPAFAQAPQSRFADVNGVKLHYLVAGKGSPVVVLLHGYTQTSHMWLPLMKELANTHLVIAPDLRGIGRSSRNHEGYTKSVMAEDVHALLTSLSVGPIRIVGHDIGLMVAYAYAARHPAQVERIVLMDAFLPGVGDWKQVWLLRDLWHFHFYGTTPLALVAGRERTYFEHFWNDFAADPKRSIPEADRRIYTKAYSQPGAMRAGFEVFRAFEQDAADFVTLAKTPLKMPMLVLTGEKASGEFLITQARLVAANVEGTVVKGSGHWLMEEATEQVVPKLVDFLRAPSP from the coding sequence ATGTGGTGGCTTCTGTTCGTCGCGCTGACCGTCGCCTTGCCCGCCTTCGCGCAGGCTCCCCAAAGCCGGTTCGCCGACGTGAACGGCGTCAAGCTTCACTATCTCGTGGCCGGCAAGGGAAGCCCTGTCGTCGTGCTGCTTCACGGCTACACCCAGACCAGCCACATGTGGCTGCCACTGATGAAGGAGCTGGCGAACACACACCTCGTCATCGCGCCGGACTTGCGCGGCATCGGAAGATCCTCCCGGAACCACGAGGGCTACACCAAGTCGGTGATGGCAGAGGACGTCCATGCACTTCTGACGAGCCTGAGCGTGGGACCGATCCGAATCGTGGGCCATGACATCGGCCTCATGGTCGCGTATGCCTATGCTGCCCGGCACCCGGCGCAGGTCGAGCGCATCGTGCTGATGGATGCCTTCCTGCCGGGAGTGGGCGACTGGAAGCAAGTGTGGCTGCTGCGCGACCTGTGGCATTTCCACTTTTACGGCACAACTCCGCTTGCGCTCGTCGCCGGCCGCGAGCGCACCTACTTCGAGCACTTCTGGAACGACTTCGCCGCCGACCCCAAGCGCTCGATCCCGGAAGCCGATCGCCGCATCTACACCAAGGCGTACTCCCAACCCGGCGCCATGCGCGCGGGCTTCGAGGTGTTTCGCGCATTCGAGCAGGATGCGGCGGACTTCGTCACGCTCGCCAAGACCCCGCTGAAGATGCCCATGCTCGTGCTGACGGGTGAAAAGGCTTCCGGCGAGTTCCTCATCACCCAGGCGCGACTCGTCGCCGCCAACGTCGAAGGCACCGTCGTCAAAGGCTCGGGGCACTGGCTGATGGAGGAGGCGACCGAGCAGGTCGTCCCGAAGCTGGTCGACTTCCTGCGAGCGCCTTCACCCTGA
- a CDS encoding cupin domain-containing protein — MIPPVSTPRIEIMLKRFTCALLCTSLVSLSGFAAEAMPPVAATQVLKAVNSWDGKPIVYPSGAGEVTVLNIEIQPGAETGWHQHPVPSFAMVLEGTLQVTLRDGSSRRFGAGEAFAEVVNTSHNGRNVGAASVKLLVVYAGAPGTSLTHKD, encoded by the coding sequence ATGATCCCGCCTGTCTCAACACCCCGGATTGAAATCATGCTCAAAAGGTTCACTTGTGCTCTGCTGTGCACATCGCTCGTCTCGTTGTCAGGCTTTGCCGCAGAAGCGATGCCCCCCGTCGCGGCGACGCAAGTTCTGAAGGCCGTCAACAGCTGGGATGGAAAGCCCATCGTCTATCCCAGCGGGGCGGGCGAGGTGACCGTGCTCAACATCGAGATTCAGCCCGGCGCGGAGACCGGATGGCATCAGCATCCTGTTCCGTCCTTCGCCATGGTGCTGGAAGGAACGCTGCAGGTGACGCTGCGAGACGGCAGCTCCCGCCGTTTCGGTGCCGGCGAAGCGTTCGCGGAAGTCGTCAACACATCGCACAACGGTCGCAACGTGGGCGCGGCGTCCGTCAAGCTGTTGGTGGTCTATGCCGGCGCGCCAGGCACTTCATTGACGCACAAGGATTGA
- a CDS encoding TonB-dependent receptor: METIVIRARRVVFGAAMAALAAHPQALAQIVAQPPVAHLPEVNVTAERIESALHQTPLSVGVIGAAEIDRKGIFQLHDIVGVVAGVAVPSPYGNMPQAVGIRGVGVSQPAMSQAVGIYVDDVPLIRGYATALWDLPDIDRIEVLRGPQGTLHGQNATAGVVRIVSIDPSPVATAWIAAGAGNHGALEARGYASGALGSSTSGSIAFSHRHNDGFGRNASLNQQVNRLDATQFRAKLRWDASPRLNAVLAIDGLKDRSDTNTLNFPLNHPNAAPRVTFTTVTDGPFRREAHGISLKVSAQMGDGLWLRSITGYRAFSDDPTVADWGGLEVQRFTLSQRIEQKAVSQEFQLQRQDERLSWTAGVMAVRDRFDFRRFSTSFPPPATAPSTTEASTLQQTTDLAIYGQARYALSASTRLTAGLRSYRTRQTASNEFWRTDADLQRTAAVYLARGLTTSKSGWLPKLGIDHQWAPAVFLYASVAQGAKFGGFNRAAESQLAAQVATDPERVTALELGSKSRHFDGRLAASVAVFCNDYRDYLAALRGTTVNGVLVPDAVLINAGRARTYGIEVEVAAKATERADATLSLELLRSRFAEFANPSGAAGSDFVGNELPFAPRLTVGASIRHQQPLRTGARLSFETWLQYVRAQYTDVANSPQLKAPSQTYLNLGAAYATADKHWTFSVRVKNALDKTYVLQPVSVPPLGVDAAQYNAPRTLLLTARYDH, encoded by the coding sequence ATGGAAACGATCGTCATTCGAGCTCGCCGTGTCGTGTTCGGTGCGGCAATGGCGGCACTCGCAGCTCATCCGCAGGCGCTGGCCCAGATCGTCGCGCAGCCCCCGGTGGCGCACCTTCCGGAGGTGAACGTCACCGCGGAGCGGATCGAATCGGCGCTGCACCAGACGCCGCTCTCGGTGGGCGTGATCGGCGCAGCCGAGATCGACCGCAAGGGCATCTTTCAGCTGCACGACATCGTCGGGGTGGTGGCCGGGGTCGCGGTTCCCAGTCCCTACGGCAACATGCCGCAGGCCGTGGGCATCCGCGGTGTCGGCGTGTCGCAGCCGGCGATGAGCCAGGCCGTCGGCATCTACGTCGACGACGTGCCGCTGATCCGCGGCTACGCGACTGCGTTGTGGGACCTGCCCGACATCGACCGGATCGAGGTGCTGCGCGGGCCGCAAGGCACGCTGCATGGGCAGAACGCCACCGCCGGCGTGGTGAGGATCGTGTCGATCGATCCGAGCCCTGTGGCCACAGCGTGGATCGCGGCGGGTGCGGGCAATCACGGCGCACTCGAGGCGCGCGGCTACGCAAGCGGCGCGCTCGGCAGCTCCACGTCCGGCAGCATCGCCTTCTCGCATCGGCACAACGACGGCTTCGGCCGCAACGCGAGCTTGAACCAGCAGGTGAACCGGCTCGATGCAACCCAGTTCCGCGCCAAGCTGCGGTGGGATGCGTCGCCCCGGCTGAACGCGGTGCTGGCCATCGACGGCTTGAAAGACCGATCCGACACCAACACCCTCAATTTCCCGCTCAACCATCCGAACGCTGCACCACGCGTCACCTTCACCACGGTGACCGACGGTCCCTTCAGGCGCGAGGCGCACGGTATCTCGCTGAAAGTCAGTGCGCAGATGGGCGACGGCCTCTGGCTGCGCTCCATCACGGGCTACCGGGCCTTCAGCGACGATCCGACGGTGGCCGATTGGGGTGGCCTGGAAGTGCAGCGCTTCACCTTGTCGCAGCGCATCGAGCAGAAGGCCGTTTCGCAGGAGTTCCAACTGCAGCGGCAGGACGAGCGCTTGAGCTGGACCGCCGGCGTCATGGCGGTGCGCGACCGATTCGACTTTCGACGCTTCAGCACCTCGTTTCCGCCGCCGGCGACTGCGCCATCCACCACCGAAGCGTCGACCCTGCAGCAAACGACAGACCTCGCCATCTACGGCCAGGCACGCTATGCGTTGAGCGCCAGCACCCGGCTCACCGCGGGGCTGCGGTCTTATCGCACCCGCCAGACCGCTTCGAACGAGTTCTGGCGGACGGACGCCGACCTGCAACGCACCGCCGCCGTGTACCTGGCGCGCGGCCTGACGACGTCGAAGTCCGGATGGCTGCCCAAGCTGGGCATCGATCATCAGTGGGCCCCGGCCGTCTTCCTCTATGCCAGCGTGGCGCAGGGCGCCAAGTTCGGCGGATTCAACCGGGCCGCGGAGTCGCAGTTGGCAGCGCAAGTGGCGACCGACCCCGAGAGAGTCACCGCGTTGGAGCTGGGCAGCAAGAGCCGCCACTTCGATGGCCGACTCGCCGCCAGCGTCGCGGTTTTCTGCAACGACTACCGCGACTACCTCGCGGCGCTGCGCGGTACGACGGTGAATGGTGTCCTTGTGCCGGATGCGGTGCTCATCAATGCGGGCAGGGCAAGAACCTACGGAATCGAGGTCGAAGTGGCAGCGAAGGCAACCGAGCGCGCCGATGCGACGCTATCGCTCGAGCTGCTGCGCTCACGCTTCGCCGAGTTCGCCAATCCTTCGGGTGCCGCCGGCTCCGACTTCGTCGGCAACGAGCTTCCCTTTGCGCCACGCCTCACCGTGGGCGCCAGTATCCGGCACCAGCAGCCGCTGCGCACCGGGGCCCGTTTGTCGTTCGAGACCTGGCTCCAGTACGTGCGAGCGCAGTACACGGATGTCGCCAACTCGCCGCAGCTCAAGGCTCCGAGCCAGACGTATCTGAACTTGGGCGCTGCCTACGCCACCGCGGACAAGCACTGGACGTTCTCGGTGCGAGTGAAGAACGCGCTCGACAAGACCTATGTCCTGCAGCCCGTCAGCGTGCCGCCGCTGGGTGTGGATGCCGCGCAGTACAACGCTCCGCGAACGTTGCTGCTCACAGCGCGCTACGACCACTGA
- a CDS encoding XapX domain-containing protein, producing the protein MKPYLVSLAVGLLVGVIYALFNVRSPAPPVIALVGLLGILVGEQIPPLIKHSLKTDKTASWLHDQVKPHVFGQLPQCKEAQMRLAASAAAGPASGERRHG; encoded by the coding sequence ATGAAGCCCTACCTCGTGTCGCTGGCCGTCGGCCTCCTGGTCGGCGTCATCTATGCCTTGTTCAACGTGCGCTCCCCAGCGCCACCCGTCATCGCCCTGGTCGGGCTGCTGGGAATCCTGGTGGGCGAGCAGATCCCACCGCTGATCAAGCACTCGCTGAAGACCGACAAGACGGCCTCGTGGCTGCACGACCAAGTCAAGCCGCACGTGTTCGGCCAGTTGCCGCAGTGCAAGGAAGCGCAGATGCGGCTCGCCGCGAGTGCTGCTGCCGGCCCGGCCTCGGGAGAACGGCGTCATGGCTAG
- a CDS encoding porin: MNGPYRVLLGVIASAGIGAADAQSSVVLYGLLDASVRVVDDVGGSRLVTQGSGDQQGSRWGLRGVEDIGHGVRAVFQLESGFGVDTGTLAQGGLMWGRQAFVGLASPYGTVTAGRQYDFMVELGAFHAVQAGTGTLDWNIGDNDRVAGQRLDNSIKYSHQRGALGFGALYGFGERPGSASQASGHSFMVRYSGDTVSMGAAATRVRDRSITPFPALGIGSFLGVATLTGAGAAVQVPLSRIDNIGFGASYKISRATLLGLYTETRMHGADRQEKLRNWHIGTRFAATPSAVLVLSLSESWLGVASWNRGALAADYSLSKRTDLYVAAIHTEASEPAVKAVLFTVAPAAGSRQRALVAGVRHRF, from the coding sequence ATGAACGGCCCGTACAGGGTCTTGCTGGGTGTCATCGCGTCGGCCGGCATCGGTGCGGCCGACGCGCAGTCGTCCGTGGTCCTCTACGGGCTGCTCGACGCGAGTGTGCGCGTCGTCGACGACGTGGGCGGCTCGCGGCTGGTCACCCAAGGCAGCGGCGACCAGCAGGGATCGCGCTGGGGTCTTCGCGGCGTGGAAGACATCGGGCACGGCGTGCGGGCGGTCTTCCAGCTCGAGAGCGGCTTCGGCGTCGACACCGGGACGCTGGCGCAAGGGGGCCTGATGTGGGGCCGCCAGGCCTTCGTCGGCTTGGCGTCACCGTACGGAACCGTGACCGCCGGCCGGCAGTACGACTTCATGGTGGAACTGGGCGCCTTCCATGCCGTGCAGGCCGGGACGGGCACGCTCGACTGGAACATCGGAGACAACGACCGCGTGGCCGGGCAGCGCCTCGACAACAGCATCAAGTACAGCCATCAGCGAGGCGCTCTCGGCTTTGGTGCGCTGTATGGCTTCGGCGAGAGGCCGGGCAGCGCGTCGCAGGCCAGCGGGCACAGCTTCATGGTCAGATACTCCGGCGACACGGTATCCATGGGAGCCGCGGCGACCCGTGTACGCGACCGCTCCATCACGCCATTTCCTGCGCTCGGCATTGGCTCGTTTCTCGGCGTTGCAACGCTCACGGGCGCCGGCGCTGCGGTGCAGGTGCCCTTGAGCCGCATCGACAACATCGGGTTCGGCGCGAGCTACAAGATCAGCAGAGCGACGCTGCTCGGTCTCTACACCGAAACGCGGATGCATGGCGCCGATCGCCAGGAGAAGCTCAGGAACTGGCACATCGGCACGCGATTCGCGGCCACGCCGAGCGCTGTGCTGGTCCTGAGTCTGAGCGAGTCGTGGCTGGGGGTGGCGTCGTGGAACCGCGGCGCGCTGGCTGCGGACTACTCTCTGTCGAAGCGCACCGATCTCTATGTCGCGGCCATCCACACGGAAGCCTCCGAGCCCGCCGTGAAAGCGGTGCTGTTCACCGTCGCACCCGCCGCCGGATCCAGGCAGCGTGCGCTGGTGGCCGGTGTCCGGCACCGGTTCTGA
- a CDS encoding amidohydrolase: MASTSAPDLILHRGLFTTLDRGKPAATAVAIRDGRFLRVGSDHEVMPLAGSHTRAIDLRGRRALPGLCDNHTHIIRGGLNFNMELRWDGVRSLADAMGMLKRQVAVTPPPQWVRVVGGFTEQQFSEKRLPTLDELNAAAPDTPVFILHLYDRALLNGAALRAVGYTRDTPEPPGGQIVRDGLGNPTGLLLAKPNAAILYATLARGPKLPPEYQINSTRHFMRELNRLGITSTIDAGGGFQSYPEDYEVIRKLADAGQLTVRIAYNLFTQKPKQEKDDFLRWTADSKYKQGDDYFRHNGAGEMLVFSAADFEDFRQPRPDMGAEMEGELEQVVRVLAENRWPWRMHATYDETISRALDVFERVDQDIPLDGLHWFFDHAETISEASMDRIAALGGGVAVQHRMAYQGEYFVERYGPGAAEATPPVARMLAKGIPVSAGTDATRVASYNPWVSLAWLITGRTVSGLQIHPQRNCLDRETALRMWTEKVAWFSDERGEKGVIREGTLADLVVADRDFFSCAESEIADTTSLLTIVGGKVVYAAAEFGRWDDAPLPPPMPDWSPVRRFGGYAAWGDREGATMQAALRRSACACSQRCQVHGHDHLAASASRIPASDLRSFWGALGCACWAV; encoded by the coding sequence ATGGCTAGCACCAGCGCGCCCGACCTCATCCTGCACCGCGGCCTCTTCACGACGCTCGATCGCGGCAAGCCGGCCGCCACTGCCGTGGCGATCAGGGACGGCCGCTTCCTGCGCGTCGGAAGCGACCACGAGGTCATGCCGCTCGCAGGGTCGCACACCCGGGCGATCGACCTGCGGGGGCGGCGTGCCCTGCCGGGCCTTTGCGACAACCACACGCACATCATCCGGGGCGGGCTCAACTTCAACATGGAGCTGCGCTGGGACGGCGTGCGCAGCCTGGCCGACGCGATGGGCATGCTCAAGCGTCAGGTGGCGGTCACACCGCCGCCGCAGTGGGTGCGCGTGGTGGGTGGCTTCACCGAGCAGCAGTTCTCGGAGAAGCGCTTGCCCACGCTCGACGAGCTGAATGCCGCGGCGCCCGACACGCCGGTCTTCATCCTTCACCTCTACGACCGCGCACTGCTCAACGGCGCCGCGCTGCGCGCGGTGGGCTACACCAGGGACACGCCCGAGCCGCCCGGCGGGCAGATCGTGCGCGACGGCTTAGGAAACCCTACCGGGTTGCTGCTCGCCAAGCCGAATGCGGCCATCCTCTATGCGACGCTCGCCAGGGGGCCGAAGCTGCCGCCGGAGTACCAGATCAATTCGACCCGCCACTTCATGCGCGAGCTCAACCGGCTCGGCATCACAAGCACCATCGACGCCGGCGGCGGCTTCCAGAGCTATCCCGAGGACTACGAGGTCATCCGGAAGCTGGCCGATGCGGGACAACTCACGGTGCGCATCGCCTACAACCTCTTCACCCAGAAGCCCAAGCAGGAGAAGGACGACTTCCTGCGCTGGACGGCCGACTCGAAGTACAAGCAGGGCGACGACTACTTCCGGCACAACGGCGCGGGCGAAATGCTGGTGTTCTCGGCAGCGGACTTCGAAGACTTCCGCCAGCCGCGGCCGGACATGGGCGCGGAGATGGAAGGCGAGCTGGAGCAGGTGGTGCGCGTCCTCGCCGAGAACCGCTGGCCGTGGCGCATGCACGCCACCTACGACGAAACCATCAGCCGCGCCCTCGACGTCTTCGAGCGCGTCGACCAGGACATCCCGCTGGACGGCCTGCACTGGTTCTTCGATCACGCCGAAACCATCTCCGAGGCCTCCATGGACCGCATCGCCGCGCTCGGCGGCGGCGTGGCGGTCCAGCACCGCATGGCCTATCAGGGCGAATACTTCGTCGAGCGCTACGGACCCGGTGCCGCGGAGGCGACGCCGCCGGTGGCGCGCATGCTGGCCAAGGGCATTCCCGTTTCCGCCGGCACCGACGCGACGCGCGTCGCGTCGTACAACCCGTGGGTGTCGCTGGCCTGGCTGATCACGGGCAGGACGGTCAGCGGCCTGCAGATCCATCCGCAGCGCAACTGCCTGGATCGGGAAACGGCGCTGCGCATGTGGACCGAGAAGGTCGCGTGGTTCTCCGACGAGCGCGGCGAGAAGGGCGTGATCCGGGAGGGCACGCTCGCGGATCTCGTCGTTGCCGACCGCGACTTCTTCTCATGCGCTGAATCGGAGATCGCGGACACCACTTCACTGCTGACCATCGTGGGCGGCAAGGTCGTCTACGCGGCCGCCGAGTTCGGCCGCTGGGACGATGCGCCGCTGCCGCCGCCGATGCCGGACTGGTCGCCGGTGCGTCGTTTCGGCGGCTACGCGGCATGGGGCGACAGGGAAGGCGCGACGATGCAGGCGGCGCTGCGCCGCAGCGCATGCGCATGCAGCCAGCGCTGCCAGGTCCATGGCCACGACCACCTCGCGGCATCCGCCTCGCGGATTCCCGCCTCGGACCTGAGAAGCTTCTGGGGTGCGCTGGGATGCGCGTGCTGGGCCGTGTGA
- a CDS encoding hydrolase codes for MSKTDFISPANAALVLIDFQPAMYQGVESHDRLSVMHNVQVLAKGARLFGLPTVISTVAKDSFAGPFMPEVTELFPKVKVIDRTSINSWLDAGFRDAVEGTRRKKLVLAGLWTEACVMFPTLDLLKAGYEVYIPTDACGDISPEAHERAVDRLVQAGAVPMNSLQVLFELQQDWARSDTYDGVMEILKAHSPYGIQVRFSKWALGEHASEAG; via the coding sequence ATGAGCAAGACCGACTTCATTTCCCCCGCCAATGCCGCCCTCGTGCTGATCGACTTCCAGCCCGCGATGTACCAGGGCGTCGAGAGCCATGACCGCCTGAGCGTCATGCACAACGTCCAGGTGCTGGCCAAGGGCGCCCGCCTGTTCGGGTTGCCGACGGTGATCTCCACCGTGGCCAAGGACTCGTTCGCCGGACCCTTCATGCCCGAGGTGACCGAGCTGTTTCCCAAGGTGAAGGTCATCGACCGCACGTCGATCAACTCGTGGCTCGACGCCGGCTTCCGTGATGCCGTGGAGGGCACGCGTCGCAAGAAGCTCGTCCTCGCCGGCCTCTGGACAGAAGCCTGCGTGATGTTCCCCACGCTCGATCTGCTGAAGGCCGGCTACGAGGTCTATATCCCGACCGATGCCTGCGGCGACATCAGCCCCGAGGCGCACGAGCGCGCGGTGGATCGCCTGGTGCAGGCCGGTGCCGTGCCGATGAACTCGTTGCAGGTGCTGTTCGAGCTCCAGCAGGACTGGGCGCGCTCGGACACGTACGACGGCGTGATGGAGATCCTGAAGGCGCACTCGCCGTACGGCATCCAGGTGCGCTTCTCGAAGTGGGCACTGGGCGAGCACGCGAGCGAGGCGGGTTGA
- a CDS encoding winged helix-turn-helix domain-containing protein: MPNEADDLADQAVTFGPFRLLPRRKLLLEGEQPVRLGGRALDLLIALVERAGEVMSRDELEARVWPNTFVQETSLRVHVSTLRKALGDGHGSARFITNVPGRGYCFVAPVARHRQAPTAAETLPDHEVPHNLPARLTRMIGRAEAVASLRKLLAEARFVTVTGAGGMGKTTIALAVAEELLGSFRDGVRFVDLAPIADPSQLPGAVASTLEVSVPSENPLPALSASLRGKNMLIVLDNCDRMVQATAPLAESLLQGTSGISILTTSRERLNGEGESVYRLSSLEVPAESTHLTAAQALTFSAVQLFALRAKAISDAFDLSDADAPVVGELCRQLDGMPLAIEFAAARVESLGLRGLAAGLDDRLRLLTHGRRTALPRHRTLKAMLDWSCDLLAPSERTVLCRLGVFKASFTAEAACAVASGDDLRAADALECVMNLAAKSLISADASGDGIRFRLLESTRAYALEQLMNGGYSAMAFRRHALQMLDLLTRAEADWDALSRPQWMATYCRDMDDIRAALVWSFSGTGDAAIGIALTAAALLPVYELGLLDEHHKWVERALSRIHLLSPAQPVIEMRLNAALVFPSGRSMREGRPYADVVARILDLGHELGEPKYRIAALYGLWGKDFRAGDYAPALATAKEMSMLARDSADSAALLLSDRLLAQSHHFMGDHAVATVLAEGVLRHPPRRMPFAYISPVPYGVAMRIVLARVLWLRGCADQAVEVANDCIEQASEHPFAYTQALALAACPILLWRGDHSAARVLVDKLREHSARHPSTYWQSWGQSYDAVLSIRESRESASAPIRTVPQVQTTNVMELDCIGTLVEAPIGADTLLRVEKGLVGWCAPEILRVQGESILVQGSVPSAAASEALHAKSLALARRQGALAWQLRTATSLARLWRGQQRIAEARELLSATVGCFDEGLDTADMRAARRLLEALTI; the protein is encoded by the coding sequence ATGCCGAACGAAGCAGACGATCTTGCGGATCAAGCTGTGACGTTCGGCCCGTTTCGGCTGCTGCCGAGGCGCAAGCTGCTGCTCGAGGGAGAGCAGCCGGTGCGACTCGGCGGCCGCGCACTGGACCTCCTGATTGCACTCGTCGAGCGAGCCGGCGAGGTGATGAGCCGGGATGAATTGGAAGCCCGGGTGTGGCCGAACACCTTTGTTCAGGAGACCAGCCTTCGGGTTCATGTGTCGACCTTGCGCAAGGCGTTGGGAGACGGGCATGGGAGTGCCCGTTTCATCACGAATGTTCCCGGACGGGGCTATTGCTTCGTTGCGCCTGTCGCACGGCACAGGCAGGCGCCAACAGCCGCTGAAACGCTGCCTGATCACGAAGTGCCCCACAACCTGCCCGCGCGTCTGACCCGAATGATCGGCCGCGCCGAGGCAGTCGCCTCACTTCGCAAATTGCTGGCGGAAGCACGCTTCGTCACGGTGACGGGAGCGGGCGGGATGGGCAAGACCACGATTGCCTTGGCAGTTGCCGAAGAGCTGCTCGGCTCGTTCCGGGACGGAGTACGGTTCGTCGACCTGGCGCCGATCGCGGATCCATCGCAGCTGCCCGGCGCCGTCGCTTCGACGCTGGAGGTGTCGGTGCCGTCGGAGAACCCGCTTCCTGCCTTGAGCGCAAGTCTGCGCGGAAAGAACATGCTGATCGTGCTGGACAACTGCGACCGCATGGTCCAGGCGACGGCACCATTGGCCGAAAGCTTGCTGCAGGGCACCAGCGGGATCTCGATACTGACCACCAGCCGCGAGCGGCTGAATGGCGAGGGCGAGTCGGTTTATCGGCTTTCTTCGCTGGAGGTTCCGGCCGAGTCGACCCACCTGACGGCAGCCCAGGCGCTGACCTTTTCGGCCGTTCAGCTCTTCGCGCTGCGAGCGAAAGCGATCTCGGACGCGTTCGATCTCTCGGATGCCGATGCGCCGGTCGTCGGCGAGCTGTGCCGACAGCTCGATGGCATGCCCCTGGCCATCGAATTTGCGGCAGCGCGGGTGGAGAGCCTGGGTCTGCGTGGATTGGCTGCCGGGCTGGATGATCGATTGCGCCTGCTGACGCACGGCCGTCGCACCGCCTTGCCGCGGCATCGCACGCTGAAAGCGATGCTGGACTGGAGCTGCGACCTGCTGGCCCCATCGGAGCGGACGGTGTTGTGCCGGCTCGGCGTCTTCAAGGCGAGCTTCACGGCAGAGGCAGCCTGTGCCGTCGCATCGGGCGACGACCTCCGTGCGGCGGATGCCCTCGAATGCGTGATGAACCTTGCCGCCAAGTCCTTGATCTCCGCGGATGCGAGCGGCGATGGCATCCGATTCCGACTGCTGGAGTCGACACGTGCCTACGCACTCGAGCAGCTGATGAACGGGGGCTACAGCGCGATGGCCTTCAGGCGTCATGCCTTGCAGATGCTCGACTTGCTGACGCGCGCAGAAGCGGATTGGGATGCGTTGTCGCGACCGCAGTGGATGGCGACCTATTGCCGAGACATGGACGACATCCGCGCTGCACTCGTCTGGAGCTTCTCCGGTACGGGCGATGCCGCCATCGGAATTGCCCTGACGGCGGCCGCACTGCTGCCGGTCTACGAACTGGGTCTGCTCGACGAGCACCACAAGTGGGTCGAGCGAGCCTTGAGCCGGATTCATCTGCTGTCGCCGGCGCAGCCCGTGATCGAGATGCGCCTCAATGCGGCGCTCGTGTTTCCGAGCGGGCGGTCGATGCGTGAGGGTCGGCCTTACGCCGATGTCGTGGCTCGCATTCTGGACCTCGGGCATGAGCTCGGCGAGCCGAAGTACCGGATCGCCGCGCTGTACGGCCTGTGGGGCAAGGACTTCCGTGCCGGCGACTACGCGCCGGCACTCGCGACAGCGAAAGAAATGAGCATGCTGGCCCGAGACTCTGCCGATTCCGCGGCGCTGCTCTTGTCCGATCGATTGCTGGCGCAGTCGCACCATTTCATGGGCGACCACGCGGTGGCAACGGTCCTGGCCGAAGGCGTGCTCCGCCACCCTCCCCGACGGATGCCTTTCGCCTATATCAGCCCGGTCCCTTACGGCGTGGCGATGCGCATCGTGCTCGCGCGGGTCTTGTGGCTGCGGGGGTGTGCCGATCAGGCGGTCGAGGTCGCGAACGACTGCATCGAGCAAGCCTCGGAACATCCGTTCGCGTACACCCAGGCCCTCGCGTTGGCAGCATGTCCCATCCTGCTGTGGAGGGGCGACCACAGCGCCGCTCGCGTGCTCGTGGACAAGCTGAGGGAGCACTCCGCGCGACATCCGTCCACGTACTGGCAGTCGTGGGGCCAGAGCTACGACGCCGTGCTGTCCATTCGCGAGTCGCGAGAGTCGGCGAGCGCTCCGATCCGGACCGTACCGCAGGTGCAGACGACCAACGTGATGGAGCTCGACTGCATCGGTACTTTGGTAGAGGCGCCGATCGGAGCCGACACACTTCTTCGCGTCGAGAAGGGGTTGGTCGGCTGGTGCGCTCCAGAGATCCTGCGGGTCCAGGGAGAGAGCATCCTGGTGCAGGGCAGCGTCCCGTCTGCGGCCGCGTCCGAAGCGCTCCATGCCAAGTCGCTCGCTCTCGCACGACGGCAGGGAGCGCTGGCGTGGCAACTGAGGACGGCGACGAGTCTGGCCCGCTTGTGGCGCGGGCAGCAACGCATCGCGGAGGCCCGTGAGCTCCTGTCTGCGACCGTCGGGTGTTTCGACGAAGGCCTGGACACAGCCGACATGCGTGCCGCCAGGAGACTGCTCGAAGCGCTGACGATCTAG